The Brasilonema sennae CENA114 genome includes a region encoding these proteins:
- a CDS encoding transposase gives MTGLYISAIERYQNAERTISIDEMTGIQATERLEKDLPMRPGKVERREFEYIRHGTQSLIANFDVATGKIIEPTCGDSRTEVDFVLNIRRIIESEPNAKKWHLIMDCLNTHQSESLVRLVAEKEGLNIDLGIKGKRGILKSMKSRAAFLSDKTHRIVFHYTPKHSSWLNQIEIWFSILVRKLLQRASFKSQDDLKTRILEFIDYFNKTMAKPFQWTYKGKVLAV, from the coding sequence ATTACTGGTTTATACATAAGTGCGATTGAACGTTATCAAAACGCAGAGCGTACAATATCAATTGATGAAATGACGGGTATTCAAGCTACAGAGCGTCTAGAAAAAGATTTACCGATGCGACCTGGTAAAGTTGAAAGAAGGGAGTTTGAGTATATTCGTCACGGTACACAGAGTTTAATTGCTAATTTTGATGTCGCTACTGGTAAGATTATCGAGCCTACTTGTGGAGATTCTCGAACAGAAGTTGATTTTGTTCTCAATATTCGTCGAATCATTGAAAGTGAACCCAATGCTAAAAAATGGCATCTAATCATGGATTGTCTGAATACGCATCAGTCTGAATCGCTGGTTCGTTTGGTTGCAGAAAAAGAAGGTTTGAATATCGATCTGGGTATTAAAGGAAAAAGGGGAATACTCAAATCCATGAAATCCCGTGCTGCTTTTTTAAGTGACAAAACACATCGAATTGTTTTCCATTACACCCCTAAACACTCTTCTTGGCTCAACCAGATTGAAATTTGGTTCAGTATTTTGGTTCGTAAGTTACTTCAGCGTGCTAGCTTCAAGAGTCAGGATGACCTAAAAACCCGAATTCTTGAATTTATCGACTACTTTAATAAAACAATGGCTAAACCTTTTCAGTGGACATATAAGGGTAAAGTGTTAGCTGTCTAA
- a CDS encoding toll/interleukin-1 receptor domain-containing protein, whose amino-acid sequence MTNQPDFDVFLAHNSQNKPQVKAIATKLKRRGLKVWLDEEQIAPGRAFQDVIQQAISNVKSAAIFIGTEGLGKWQILELRSLISRLVEADIP is encoded by the coding sequence ATGACAAATCAACCCGATTTTGATGTTTTTCTCGCTCATAATAGTCAGAATAAACCCCAAGTTAAAGCAATTGCAACCAAATTGAAACGGCGTGGTTTGAAGGTGTGGCTAGACGAAGAGCAAATTGCACCAGGACGCGCATTTCAGGATGTGATTCAACAGGCAATTTCCAATGTTAAATCTGCCGCTATCTTCATTGGAACAGAGGGATTGGGAAAATGGCAGATACTGGAGTTGCGGTCACTTATCAGCCGACTTGTAGAAGCAGACATTCC
- a CDS encoding transposase, with product MYPQDIRASLGVKMLRSIFEQFVQESPVSVMARGLMERVFAPERMDKLFETHAKVQHQQELLFSSQVDLMSLVVCGIQKSVHAAYKARATNLIVSTTALYKKLCGVELSVSQALVRETASDLRVLIEIMGGEQPNPLPGYRHKIVDGTCLAATDHRLDAIRLFAAKALPGKAIVVLDPLSKLVIDIILCQDGHANERSLFDNVLSGVQPNDVWTGDRNFCTAKFLWTIAQQKAFFVIRQHGSLGWTELSTLRALGQTDTGNLFEQCIEICYEGNRLKCRRVVLKLFVPTRDKEWEIAILTNLPLSHADAAKIAELYRNRWSLETLFQTVTENFNAEIQTLAYPKAALFSFSMALVTYNILATLKAALGSVHGIAKIDAGLSDFYLVDEIQGTYRGMMIAIPSQQWEIFRTYSLDQMGQLLQQLATGVNLKRFLKAIRSPKKKRQPLIVDHRHRHVSTARLLDIY from the coding sequence ATGTATCCTCAAGATATAAGGGCGAGTTTGGGTGTCAAGATGCTACGCTCCATTTTTGAACAATTTGTCCAAGAAAGTCCAGTAAGTGTAATGGCACGAGGATTAATGGAGCGTGTATTTGCCCCGGAACGGATGGATAAATTATTTGAAACTCACGCGAAAGTACAGCACCAGCAAGAATTACTATTTTCCAGCCAAGTAGATTTGATGAGTTTGGTGGTGTGTGGAATTCAAAAATCGGTTCATGCCGCCTATAAAGCCAGAGCAACAAACCTGATTGTGAGCACCACAGCACTATATAAAAAGCTCTGCGGTGTAGAACTGAGTGTGAGTCAAGCATTGGTAAGAGAAACAGCGAGCGATTTGCGAGTGCTAATTGAAATCATGGGTGGAGAACAGCCAAATCCACTACCAGGATATCGGCATAAAATTGTAGATGGGACTTGTTTGGCTGCTACAGACCATCGATTAGATGCAATTCGTTTATTTGCAGCTAAAGCTTTGCCAGGTAAAGCAATAGTTGTATTAGATCCACTATCAAAACTGGTAATAGATATTATTCTTTGTCAAGATGGTCATGCAAATGAGCGGAGTTTATTTGATAATGTGCTGTCTGGTGTACAACCAAACGATGTTTGGACTGGAGACCGGAATTTTTGCACAGCCAAGTTTCTGTGGACGATTGCACAGCAAAAAGCTTTCTTTGTGATTCGGCAACATGGGTCTTTAGGTTGGACAGAACTGAGCACCTTAAGAGCTTTGGGTCAAACCGATACAGGAAATCTTTTTGAGCAGTGCATCGAAATTTGTTACGAGGGAAATCGTTTAAAATGCCGACGAGTTGTGCTGAAGTTGTTTGTGCCAACACGAGACAAAGAATGGGAAATAGCGATTTTGACAAACTTACCCTTAAGCCACGCTGATGCGGCAAAAATAGCCGAGTTATATCGTAATCGTTGGAGTCTAGAAACCCTTTTTCAAACCGTAACTGAAAATTTTAACGCCGAAATTCAAACGTTAGCCTATCCTAAAGCTGCCCTGTTCTCGTTTTCGATGGCGTTAGTAACATACAACATTCTCGCCACTCTAAAAGCCGCCTTAGGAAGCGTACATGGCATCGCCAAAATTGATGCAGGTTTGTCTGATTTCTACTTAGTAGATGAAATTCAAGGCACATATCGCGGGATGATGATTGCTATTCCATCCCAGCAGTGGGAAATATTCAGGACATATTCTTTAGACCAAATGGGACAACTTTTACAACAGCTGGCGACTGGCGTGAATCTCAAACGTTTTCTCAAAGCCATAAGAAGTCCGAAGAAAAAACGCCAACCTTTAATTGTTGATCATAGACATCGTCATGTTTCGACTGCACGCCTTTTAGATATCTATTGA
- a CDS encoding toll/interleukin-1 receptor domain-containing protein codes for MVNQPEFDVFLAHNSQDKPQVKAIASELKRRGLKVWIDEEQILPGRPFQDVIQQAISNVKSAAIFIGSQGLGKWQVMELRILISQCVDADIPVIPVLLPGVEGIPGDLLFLQQFNCLSFASGIDDVGVLDKLVSGITQEQPKSSPKTAGNFDVLLCYDDEDRSEVQQIAEQLRQRQIRPWLNLWEVPPGRSWQELLAAQIAQIHSVAIFIGSKSSPWQKEEIESFIWEFIELKRPVIPVILPNVLQEPQLPIYLRSRTRVDFHQDKAEAFYNLEWGITQRKPGNSPKILEENNFSVQETNCYVRLEELLVQHGVNKPSIRQLTLYPYMSTEKV; via the coding sequence ATGGTAAATCAGCCAGAATTCGATGTTTTTTTGGCTCACAATAGTCAGGATAAGCCTCAAGTTAAAGCCATTGCATCTGAACTTAAAAGGCGTGGTTTAAAAGTATGGATAGATGAAGAGCAAATTTTGCCAGGACGCCCATTTCAGGATGTGATTCAACAGGCGATTTCCAATGTCAAATCTGCTGCTATCTTCATCGGTTCACAAGGGCTGGGAAAGTGGCAGGTTATGGAACTGCGGATACTTATTAGCCAATGTGTAGATGCAGATATTCCTGTAATTCCCGTTTTGCTACCAGGAGTAGAGGGCATTCCAGGGGATTTGCTCTTTCTCCAGCAGTTCAATTGCCTAAGTTTTGCTAGCGGCATAGATGATGTAGGAGTACTAGATAAACTAGTGTCAGGCATTACCCAGGAGCAACCAAAAAGCTCACCAAAAACTGCCGGAAACTTCGATGTTCTGCTGTGCTATGACGACGAAGACAGAAGCGAAGTCCAGCAGATTGCGGAGCAGTTAAGACAACGGCAAATTAGACCTTGGCTGAATCTGTGGGAAGTGCCTCCAGGCAGATCGTGGCAAGAATTACTGGCTGCTCAAATAGCGCAGATCCACTCAGTAGCCATTTTTATTGGTAGTAAATCAAGTCCCTGGCAGAAAGAGGAAATAGAGTCTTTCATCTGGGAATTTATTGAACTAAAGCGTCCTGTTATCCCTGTTATTCTGCCAAATGTCCTGCAAGAGCCGCAACTTCCCATCTATCTCCGAAGCAGAACTAGGGTTGATTTCCATCAGGATAAGGCTGAAGCATTTTACAACTTAGAATGGGGCATTACCCAAAGAAAACCAGGAAACTCGCCGAAAATCTTAGAAGAAAATAACTTTTCTGTGCAGGAAACGAATTGCTATGTCCGCTTAGAGGAGTTACTAGTACAGCACGGCGTAAATAAACCAAGTATTAGACAGCTAACACTTTACCCTTATATGTCCACTGAAAAGGTTTAG
- a CDS encoding pentapeptide repeat-containing protein: MKLTNPQKRDFTKFLAAVALCAPLLVTLPGYAEKPEHVKQLRDTKKCRKCDLSGANLSGANLSGADLSYSNLSGANLSGVSLRGVNLSGVSLRGVNLSGVSLRGVNLSGVSLIGVNLSGVSLRGVNLSGVSLIGVNLSGINFSGVKLSRGNLSPFNANK; this comes from the coding sequence ATGAAACTTACAAATCCCCAGAAAAGAGATTTTACAAAGTTTTTAGCTGCTGTCGCTTTATGTGCCCCATTGTTAGTAACGCTTCCTGGTTACGCGGAAAAACCCGAACACGTTAAACAGTTGCGGGACACTAAGAAATGTCGCAAATGTGATTTAAGTGGTGCCAATTTAAGTGGTGCCAACTTAAGTGGTGCGGACTTGAGTTATAGCAATTTAAGTGGTGCAAACTTAAGTGGTGTCAGCCTTAGAGGAGTCAACTTAAGTGGTGTCAGCCTTAGAGGAGTCAACTTAAGTGGTGTCAGCCTTAGAGGAGTCAACCTCAGTGGTGTCAGCCTCATTGGTGTAAACCTCAGTGGTGTCAGCCTTAGAGGAGTCAACCTCAGTGGTGTCAGCCTCATTGGTGTAAACCTCAGTGGTATAAACTTCAGTGGTGTCAAGCTGAGTCGTGGTAACCTCAGCCCTTTCAACGCGAACAAATGA
- a CDS encoding toll/interleukin-1 receptor domain-containing protein — SGIRQKQVKSLPKTSGRFDVLLCYHDEDRNQVKQIAEQLKERQIRPWLDIWEAFAGTSWQQLLETQIAKINSVAVFIGRSGGPWQQEQIEPFIWEFIEQKRPVIPVILPNVVQEPQLPIYLRRRTRVDFRQQDPEPITQLINGIPEVNE; from the coding sequence AGTCGGGCATTAGGCAAAAACAGGTAAAAAGCTTACCAAAAACTTCTGGACGCTTCGATGTTCTCTTGTGCTATCACGACGAAGACCGCAACCAAGTAAAGCAAATTGCCGAACAACTCAAGGAAAGGCAGATTCGACCTTGGCTTGATATATGGGAAGCCTTTGCTGGCACTTCCTGGCAACAATTACTGGAAACTCAGATAGCCAAAATAAACTCAGTAGCAGTTTTTATAGGCAGAAGTGGAGGACCTTGGCAACAAGAGCAAATAGAGCCTTTTATATGGGAATTTATTGAACAAAAACGTCCTGTTATTCCTGTTATTCTGCCCAATGTCGTGCAAGAGCCGCAACTTCCCATCTACCTCCGACGCCGAACTAGGGTTGATTTTCGTCAGCAAGATCCTGAACCGATAACCCAATTAATCAATGGCATACCTGAAGTTAATGAATAG